GCGGGCATTCCTCCCCAACCTAAAGGATGGGGTCTCCTGCCCGAAAATTGATGAACACAGACAACCTTGAACGTATCAACTGTCCTATATGTGAACGCGATGAGACGGAGCTGCTCTTTAATAAGGATTCCCTATCGGTGGTTGTTTGTAAGCAGTGCCGATTGCGGTATGTCAATCCGCGAGTCGATCGTCAAACGCTTGAATCGGAGTATATTGAGACCTATTATCCACCTGATAAAGTGGATCGCATCCAGACAGACAGTATGGAATGGTTGCAGATGACGGAGCGTCTCACGGAATTAGAGAAGCGGCATCGGAACAAAGGACGACTGCTGGATGTCGGGTGTGGTATCGGTACCTTTCTTCACCTCGCGCGAGAACAGGGGTGGGAATCACACGGCGTTGAACCTTCCAAGAGCGGTAGTACTTTTGCAAAAGAAGAGCATAAACTGGATGTGCAGTGTGGAGACCTTTTTGATGCTGATTTTCCGTCCGCACATTTTGACGCAATCACGCTCTACCATGTGTTAGAACACATCTCTGAACTCAATCCGTTTCTCAGTGAGTTACGTCGGATTCTGAAACCTGCAGGAACTGAGGAAAAGGCGGGCACCTTGGTCATTGAAGTCCCGAACGGTGAGGGGCTGCAGAGCCGTCTCCAGAAAGCGGATTGGCCTTATGTCCATCCGCGGGATCATCTCTACTATTTCTCTGCGCACTCCTTGCCGAAATTGCTTCGGAAGCACGGTTTTCGTAACATCATGTTGGGGAAGCCGAAGCGCGTTAGTCCATCAGCAGGTATCAATTTCGTACTCCGTCAAGCGGCGACCGCTGCACTCGTCCGATTTCACTTAGGCACAGTGATTCGGGTGTATGCAAGTTAGTGGACGTGCGTTACGATGAAGGTGCTTGATAGGAGAACGTTTGGATGACATCGTTCATGAGAAGACGCTGTGCAATGGTCTCAAGGACTTCGGCGTTCAGGGAGCCTGTCAACCAGTATTTATGTCCCGTCCGGACAGCAGTAACGCTTGTGATGCCTAAGTCTTTGATGCCTTTGACAGTGCTATCGCCCACTGCGTCAGTGACACCGGGTTTGAATTGTACTTCAAGCGTCCAACCTGTTGCGGGGTCATCTTGAGCAGCAGAAGTGTATGCTTGTGTGATAGGATCGGCGAGGAGTTCAGCACCAATTCGGTCAATAGTTTGCGCATCGAGCGCGCCTTCGATCCAGTAAACCGTGGCTGTGCGGACAGAATCGATGCCACTGATGCCGAGATCGGCGATGTCTTCAAGAATGCCCTGCCCGACCGTGTCGGGGACTTCGGGTTTATAATAGACTTCAACTTTCCAGTTTTTCATAAAATAGAGATTCTTCTGTCTTTTGGATGATGTCAGCAGTTTAGGAGCGTGCTTGTAAACGTGTGAGTTGTTCTCTGAGTTGTTCTACTTCTTCTTCGGCTTTCTGTCGTGCGATGGTTTCTTGTTCCGCGCGCGCCTCTGCGGTGTTTGCCCGTGTACTTTCCTTCTGTCGTGCGATGGTTTCTTGTTCCGCGCGTGCCTCTGCGGCTTCCGCTGGGGTTTGGAGCCACTTCTGCCCAACTGGATTATAAACCGCTAAACGCCTCTCCCGTATATGGAAATCTAAACCGAGTACATCTGAATGGATACCGCCCTCAACACTGGGCGGAATCGGAGCATAGGCACCGTCTACCAACCGAAAACCCATCAAGGGCGAGGGAAGATAAAGTGCCTCGGCATCATAGAGGAGATAATTCGATACGCCGAGCGCAGCATAGAGGTCCATCTTGTCTGTTAGATCGTTTTGATAGGTGGTTTTGCTTGAAAACTCCATGACAAAGTCAGGGACTTTCCCCTCTTCCCATACCTTGTAAGTATGTCGATGCTTTTGACCGATGCCGAAGGCTACGAGGACATCCGGTGCGACGACCGCGCGCTGGTCGCCCTCGGTGTAATACGTGAGAATATCACCAGAGACATAGACATCGGGCATTTGGGAGAAGTGTGCCTTTAGGGTCTGCAAAAGCCAGATGAGGATTTCGAGGTGGAGGTCGCTGGCTGCCATAGGTTCACCGTCCGTTTCGGGGTAGAGGTCTGCCGTGTCTGTGGGTGCGTAAGGCATGTTGAGCCCGCTTTTGGAGGTATCCATGGGTGTTTCTCCTTTGCCGTGGGATGCGTGAAAAACAGGATTACGGATCTTGATAGGTATTATACTGTTGTTGGTAACAGGTTGTCAATGTCTTTTAAGGCTGTTTCAACTTCTGCAGGGAAGTATCCACATCACGGGATCTGCTAAAGTTGGTAGCATTATACCATAGTTTGATGGATTCGTCAAATTGAATGCCTCTGCCTGTAGTTCAGAAAGGGATTGCTTTTTTGTGGCAGATTTTGGTATAATACGAAACGCATAGATAGAAAAAGCGACGCAAGCTTTTATAAACTTATCTTCAAGTCCGAAACTGCTAATTGTCTTATTTCTAATCGGAAAACAAAAGATGTCAAAAAAACAGATAAATGTTTTGGTTTTCGGGGCACATCCCGATGATTGTGATATTAAAGCTGGCGGTGTCGCGGCTTTGTATGGGCAGCTGGGACACCGTGTTAAGTTTGTCTCTGTTACAAACGGCGATGCTGGGCACCACGAAATGGGTGGCGGTCCTTTAGCACAACGGCGATATGCCGAAGCACAAGCCGCCGCCGAAGTTATCGGAACCCTTGAATATGAACTGCTGGACAATCACGATGGCGAACTGATGCCGACGTTGGAAAACCGATATAAGGTTATTCGTACAATACGTGAATTCCGTCCAGATTTGATTATGACGCACCGCCCGAACGATTATCATCCCGACCATCGGTATACATCAACGTTGGTGCAAGATGCGGCGTATATGGTTACGGTGCCGAATATCTGCGCGCTCACGCCGCATCTGAGGAAAAATCCTGTTATTGTCTATTTGAGCGACGGTTTCATGAAACCCTATCCGTTCACGCCGGATGTTGTTGTCGGCATTGATGCTGTTGTTGAACAGAAGATTGATATGCTCCACTGCCACGTCTCGCAGTTTTACGAGTGGCTTCCTTACAACGGTGGCACATTAGACGCTGTTCCTACTGACGAATCGGCGCGGCGCGCATGGCTTGCCGAACGGTTGTTGAATCGTTTTAGCGATACTGCTGAAAAGTATCGAGATTTGTTGATAGCACTCTATGGCGAAGAAGCAGGCGCGCGGATCAAATATGCTGAGGCATTTGAGGGATGCGAATACGGAGCATCACTCACGGCAGAAAATATCCCAACCCTCTTCCCGTTTTTCACATAAGGAGTCCCGTATTAACGATATGCCAACAGAACAAGCCAGTGCCAGGACGCTTTTTGTTATTGTTAGTGTTATTGGTCTCATCTTTGCGATTGTTATGGTTATTCTTTTTTTTAATGCTGCGCCCGCCCGTTCTAACATTGAGGTGCATCGCGGTTCAGAGGAAGCGGCTGAGTGTTTGAAGTGCCACTTAAGAGGCGATGAGAAGTCGCCGACAATGCCACATCTCAATGTCGGTCGGTGTAACCTCTGCCATGGATTATCGAAGGAGAAAGCGGACGTTAAATAACGTGAGTTCGATAATAAAAGCAATGACAGACATGGAGGCTATAAAAATCAAAGGGCACCTGACTTATATCACGTTTGGAACGATCCTGATTTTGTGGCATTTCCTGTTTTCGGTAAACCTCTATGTCTACGCATCCGATGTTCCCTACATTGCTTTCAGTTCCAACCGAGATGGAGATTATGACATCTACATCATGGATATAAAAGGAAAGAATCTCCAGAACTTAACAAACAGCCCAACGCATGAGTTTAAACCAGCGTTTTCACCGGACGGACAGCGGATGGCTTATGTTTCCTCTCGGCATGATGGCTATAGCGAAATCTATGTGATGAATCTCAGGACAAAGGTATCCTACCGCTTGACGCACCATCCGAGGCATGACAATAATCCCGCATGGTCCCCAGATGGGCGATGGATCGCGTTTGACTCTAATAGAGAAGCGACGTATCACATCTATAAAATCCAACCTGATGGCAAGAATCTACAACAACTGACGCACGGGGTGGTGGATAGAAACTACAACGCGGCTTGGTCCCCTGATAGCCGATCAATCGCTTTTGCTTCTTCCAGAGAGGTTCCTGGCATCTATATCATGGATGCGGATGGCGGAAATCCGAGACGACTCCCAAACCAACCGCAACGGGGACACATGCCCTCATGGTCGCCGGATGGCAAACAGATCGCTTTTAGTGATAGGATGTTAGGAGGACATCGGGATCCCCTTTTAGGAGGAGGTCAGGATATCTACACACTAAACGTAGACGGGAGTCAGCTCAGGCGGCGGACACGCCATCCATCTATGGACATATTTCCGGATTGGAGTCCTGACGGACGATCAATTGTTTACTATTCCAGGTGGAATCAAAAATATGACATTTATCTTATAGAAGGTGGGCTTGGGCGACATGGCGGTCGATTGACGCGCCATCCGGCAGATGATAAGTATCCAACGTGGATGCCTGCGGGTTCTCTCCCTGTTTCACCGGCTGCTGAGACACAAACGACACTCTGGGGTAGGTTGAAGCAGTCTGTCCAGGACTAAACGAAGCGCGTCTAATGTCACAACACGGTTGGTTCCTGTTCTCCAATCTACTTCGGATTAGACGATACGCTATAGAACATCTATAGATCAGAGCGCAGCTTTGATTCCAACCCAAGTGATACTGTCTTCTGTTTCGCTGATAACCTCAAGGATTTCAAACCGATTCGCCTCTAAAGCCGATTGAATCTGCGCAAGTTCGGTCTCCAAAATCCCAGAAAAAATGACGATGCCTTCGGGATGCAACCGCGGTGCACAGTGCGGAATGATTGGAAGAATCGCCTTTGTTAAGATATTTCCAATAATAAGATGGTATTTGCTTCCCATTCCCTTGAGTCCATCACCTTGAGACAAGTACACCTGTGATGCAACACCATTCGCCTGAAAGTTTTCTGATGCAACAGGAATTGCTGTCGGATCGAGTTCGATAGCGTCAGCGTGTTTCGCGCCTAACTTGACAGCAGCGATCGTTAGGATACCGGAACCTGTCCCGATGTCGGCGATATTGTGGTGCGGTTCGACGGTGGGTTCTAATAGTTCGAGAGAGAGTCGCGTCGTTGGGTGGTACCCCGTGCCGAATGCCATGCCCGGGTCGAGTTGAATCAGGATGTCTGTTTCATTGGGCTGAGTATCGTGCCACGTCGGTGTGATGAGAATCCGTTTTCCGACACGCTGCGGTGGAAAGGCGGCTTTCCAGGTTTCTTCCCATTTTTCAGATTTGACATGTTGTAAGTCAATCGTGGCGGGATGTGGTTCGATGCCCCACGTTGGAAGTTCTGTAAGAAGGTCGCGGAGCCTCTGCATCCGCGCCCCGACTCTGTCATCTAAAGGGTAGTGCGCGATGAGGTTTATTGTGGACGCGGTGCTGTCCTGGAGTTCAACACCGGTTGCGTTCATTTCAAAGAGACAGTGTGCGACGGCTTCGGATGCCTCTTGAGAGGTCGTTACTGTAATTTTTGCCCAGTTCATTTTTTCGCACCTACGCGCTCACGCGTTCTTGGAAAACTGAACGGCACTTTCTATTGGTCTTCTTCGTCTTCGTGTCTACCCAGCAATTTATCCCAGAATCCACCGTGTTCGTGCTGATAGGATTCTCCGCGCAATTTTGCAAATTCTTCTAACACCCTTCGCTCCTCGGCGTTGAGGTGTTCTGGCGTTTCAATCTCCATTCTCACAACCAGATCGCCTGAGTAGGAGCGTTTGTAATGTGGAACCCCTTTGTTGGGGATACGGAGTTGTGCGCCGTACTGTGTACCGGGTGGAATATCTAATTCTTCCTCTCCATCTATGCTCTCAACTGTAATTTTCCCTCCAAGGGCGGCTTGGATGAATGAGATTCTGGCTGATGTAATCAGATCGTTTCGATCGCGTTGGAAACGCTGGTGTGGTAAGACATTGATAACGACAAATAGATCGCCCGAAGGCGCGCCGTGTATCCCTGCTTCGCCTTCACCTCGCAATTGATATTTGAAGCCGGTGTCAACACCTTTCTCAACGTTCAACTTAATGTCGCGCGTATTTCGGACAGCACCTCTCCCACCACAAGACTGACAGGGTTCTTGAATAATTTCACCTTCGCCACGGCATCTTGGGCAGGTGCGGGACATTGTGAAAAAACCTTGGGACTGGCTGACTTGCCCTCTGCCGTGACATTGTGGACACGTTACAACATTCGTTCCCCGTCTTGCCCCACTGCCTCCACATTCAGGACACGATTCAATTCGTGGTACCTGAAGTGTGACCTGTTTGCCATGGATGACATCCTCCAGCGAGACTTCTAAGTTGTATTGCAAGCTGCGTCCACGCTTGGGGGCGCGTCGGCTGCCGCCGAATCCACCTAAGAGGTCGCCAAAGACATCCCCGAAAATGTCATCAAGATTTACGCTAAAGCCTCCGAAGTCGGTCCCCAGATCATCAAGTCCTGCGTGACCGAACCTATCGTAACGTCCCCGTTTTTCAGGATCACGTAGTACCTCATAAGCCTCTGTAGCTTCCTTGAATTTGTCCTCGGCTTCTTTGTCGCCAGGATTTTTGTCGGGGTGGAATTGAATAGCGAGTTTACGGTAAGCCTTTTTTATTTCGTCTTCGTCGGCATCACGGTTCACATTCAGAATCTCATAATAGTCGCGTTTTTGTCTCATAGACTTCCCTTCCTATGCCTCTTCAACAGCGTCGGTGGTCTCCGTATCGTCTGATGCGTCGTTTGGTTCCTCTTCTTCTTTTTCAGCCGGTCCCTGCGAGACCACAACTTGTGAGGCGCGTAGGACACGGGTATGTAACATATAGCCACGCCGAAATTCCTCAATTATTTGCCCCTCTGGTACATCGTCCGATGGCGTGACGAGGAGTGCTTCGTGCTGATTCGGATCGAATGCTTCACCAACCGCTTCAATTGGCTCAAGCCCGTGGATTTTGAGCGCGTCCAATAATTGTTTGTGAACGAGTTCTACACCTTCGTTGAAACTTGTAAACTCTGGCGAGGCATCGTCTGTCTCAACTTTCTCGGCGGCACTTTTAATTGCGGCTTCGAGGCTGTCCAGCACCGGGACCATTCCTTCAAGAATCCCTTCGTTAGCGAACTTAAGTTGTCGCTGGTAGTCGGCCAGCAAGCGTTTTTTGGTATTTTCAGCTTCTGCCGCTGTGCGTAGGAGTCGGTCGCGTTCCTCTTTGTATTCCTCATGCACCTGTTGTACAGCAGTATCTACCTCTTTTTCGATTTCTGTTAGCAACAGATCCTCGCGTTCCGATTCGTATTGCTCCCGTACTCTTTGGACGATAACTTCTACCTCTTTTTTAACGTCCGATTTGAGGTTCGCAGCGGTTTTTTCAACCCGCGAAACGCGTTCTTCTATCTCTTTCTTAACTTCCGATTTAACGGTGTCAAGTGCCCCTTCTGCCATTTCTCGCATGCGGGTGGCAATCGTTTTTTCTTTATTGTCGGTGGTCTCGTTATCGGTAGATGCTTCTGTATCATCAGTAGACACTTCTTCTACTTCTGCTTTTATGTGTATCTCTTTAACTTCAGACATGATGAAATCCTCGTATCTTTTGGTAAGTGTGCGTTTGTATAAAGATTAAAAACTTAGACAAGAGACTGCGTTTGTTTACCCGTGAACGGCGTTAGCGAACGCCTCCATGAGTTCAAAGGATCCGTTTTGTTCAAGGATATTACCTGTGACGATGAAATCGGCACCCGCTTCTACTTTTTCCGCGGCGATTTCCGGTGTGCGGATGCCTCCACCGACGATTAGTGGAATGCTAATTTGTTCCTTCACCGCCGCTATCATTCCATCTGGGACAGGGTGTTTCGCGCCACTTCCCGCCTCCAAATATACCATCTGCATACCGAGGTACTGCGCCGCCAATGCATGCGGTCCCGCGATGTCTGGTTTATCACGTGGGATAGGCATCGTGCCGCTCATAAATTCAACAGCGGTTTTGTTGCCGCCCTCAATAAGCATGTAGCCGGTAGGGATGGGTTTGAGTGCGTAACGTTGTATCCACGGTGCGGCTTTGACCTGTTCGCTAATGAGATAATTCGGGTTGCGCCCACTTATAAGACTGATGTATAGAATCGCATCAGCATGGGGTGTGAGGTGCATCGAATCACCGGGAAACAGAACGAGTGGGAGTTTGATTTCCTGCTTGAGGGCTTTCGCAATAGGGTGCAAATCGCTCGTTAAGAAACTGCCGCCGAGCAAAATTGCATCTGCGCCTGCCTGTTCAATTTCCCTTGCAAGTTTGACGCATTTTTCAACTTCGCACTGCTCTGGATCGATCAGAACGAAATAGCCAGCACGGTGTTTTTTCAGTACCTCGTGGAAGTAGTCAAGAACCCAATTTGATCTCAAATGCAATTTTCCTTTTTTCCCTGCGTTAAACCTCGGTTTGCAAGCTATGTTCTTTCTGGAGTTGGGAGCGTAATGAATCATCTCTTATGTTAAGAATTTTAACACATCTATGGCAATTTGTCAAATTCTGTGTTGTCGCATTAATTCATAAAGTAAAACGCCCGCCGCGACCCCGACATTGAGTGACGATTGTCCGGGTGCCATTGGAATACGGACTAATTCTGTGCAGCGTTGACGGGTTTCAACAGAAAGACCGGTGTTCTCATTACCCACAACGATTGCAGTGGGTAACGAAAATTCTATCTCATACAACAGGTTTTTGGCGCTTGCCGTGGCACCTAATACGGACCAACCTACCGAATGGAGTGCTTGAATTACACTAACGGTGTCTGGTGTATAAAATAGGGGTAAACGTCCAACTGCGCCGCGAGAGGCGCGGATGCAGTTTTTATGAAAGGGGTTCGCACCTTCCCCGCTTAACAGAACAGCGGATACACCAGCCGCGTCTGCTGTTCGTAGTGTCATCCCAAGATTGTCAGGGTTTCCGATATTCTCTGCGATGAGTAACAGACATTTCGGACTGAAGTGAAAGTTAAGGTCTCCTGATTCTGAGAGGAAGTTGGGATAGTTAAGATGAACGGAAGCGATTATTGATGGCACAGGTCTTGTTGTTGTGACCGAACCCATCACGCCGTTGCTTACCTGATAAAAGGATAGGTTTTCTGTTGCTGCGCGCTTGAGAAGATCCTTCCCTTCCGATGTCGTAACAAATTCGGTGGTGTAAAGAAGCATTTGGATTGGAAGCCCACCTTCCACGGCTCGCTTCACTGTTAGATGTCCTTCAATGACGAATTGCGCGTGGTCAAGTTTGCCTTTCAGTGAGGCTAACTTGCGAAGGTGCGAAACGACTGTATCTTTCCGTTTTGAGACAGCGCGTTGTTCCGATCCTCTGCTGCTGCCTCGTTTGACACCTCGATAAAAAGAGCCGGTACTGTTCTGAACCGTTTCCCCATCTAAAAGGTCCTGGAGTCTATCTGCTATCCATTTTTCTCTGAGAGGGAACAGACCTGTGCGACCTCGTGGAAAAGCCATCAGGAGTTCTCTTAAACCGCGTTCGGTTGTCGCCCTGAGATGAACTTGGTAATCGCCGTTGGGTGTATCCTTCGGTTCCATGAGCATAACCCCGTCAAGCTGCTGCCAGCCTGTAACAAATATCTCATAGGCAGGATGCCATTTGCCTGTTTCCTGGAAGGCATGATATGCCTGCTTGAAACGTGACACCACGTTTGCATTCAGGTTCTCTCTTTCCAAGAAATCAACGACCTTATCGTAGTCTATCATAGAAACGTTCCAATGTAGATTGCGCCGAGTCCGACGAATATATCCCATTTCATCCAGCGTTGGATGAACGCGCAACTTTCTCTGGATACATCTCGCCATAGACGAATTGCCAACCCGATGAGCACCAGATCGACACCCAGCACAACGACAATCAGGTAGTGCCATGAATACCACCCGAATAGATACGGAATGGGGCTAAACAGGATAACCAGTGCCATAAAGCTGATTGCTATCCACGCGGCAATCCGTGGATTGAGGGTCGCAAGTGTTTTCACGTTGTTTTTTAGATCGCCTTCTGTATCCTCAAGGTCTTTGACAATCTCCCGTGCCATTGTGAACAGGAAAGCGAAGATCGCTGGAATTAGCGTGCCTTGGACTGAGTCTATTGCTACGCCGCCAGCAATGAAGGTTAAACCTGTTAATCCGCTGACAACTAAATTACCGACGAAAGGCGTACGTTTCAACCAGAAAGCATAACTCACAAGTGCAACAAACACGAGGATTGCGATGCCTGTTGCGTTTTTGTTAATCAGTGCTCCTAACCAGATACCGATAACGATAAGGACAATAGCGAAAATCAATGCATCAGCGCGCCGAATTCGCCCAGAAGGTAGTGGTCGCTGTGGACGATTGATCCGGTCAATGTTGTAATCACAATAATCATTTATGGCGTTCCCAGCAGAAAGCAAGACGAGCGCAGAGACCGAAACCAATAGGAGTCGGATATCCACAAGGTTTTCTATCCTTCCTTGACTAGCGAACATCCCGCCAAGCCATGCAGAGATAAAAGCGATAATTCCGTTAAGTGGACGTGTGAGTTCGAGATATGCAATCAACGTCTTCATTTTTTCAGAGCCTCGATCCGATAAATGAAAAATTTGTTAGGGGTAGCGGATATCGAAGCGCGCCCTATAATACCAACGGACAGAGAATAATATCGCAACAAACCAGAGTAGATACAGTGGAAATAACAAACTTGCACACAGACTTAGGGTTAGAATTCCGATGCGTGTTCCCCAAATAATGACGTTCTGCTTCGGACGAAAATTCATATAGATAAAGATTGGTAGGCAAACGATACTTGCCGTGCCAGCAATCCAGTCCTTGAAGAATATAGCACTACCGATAGCGACGAGTAATAAGACTAAACTTAACCGACATGCCCATTTTGTTCCAAGCCATACTCCTGTTGTGTAATCTCCGCCCTGTTTGTCCCCTGCTAAATCGGGGAGCGTTGTATTGACGAAGGCTGCAGCGACACAGAACAGATATGGGAGGCTTCGCCAGATCGCTTCGGTGTCAATCGGTGTAATTGTTACCCAACCTACGAGAAAGGCGAGACCTCCATAACCGAGCGCGTTGGCGCACAGATCAAGAATGGGTTTTCCTTTCAGACGAAAAGGGCGGACAGAGTAGGCAAATCCGAGTATGATTGATAGCGAAATGAGGGTAAGATAGGTGAGATTGTTGGGAAAAACGAGCAGACTCAGGAGAATTGAGAGCGTTATCAGGACACCAATTTGCCATTTAATCACCTTGAGTTTAACATAACCTTTCGCAACGAGATATAACTTGTTATTAACTGCATCTGTCTCACGATCTGTTATCTGATTGACGATGTAAACAGCTCCAATAAGGAGCGTGTAGAGACAGAGCGTTGCCCACAACCTTATGGGTTGAGATGGTGTCGGTGCTTCTGGCATCGTACTTCCGTGATGATAGCCTAAGAGGACGAGTGTCCAGATCGGAAAGAGGAGCGTCGGTCGTAAAACTGCCACATAGTCAAGGAATTGAAGCATCTGGTTTCTAATAGTGTGTCTACGATTCATCCTCCAATTTTTGGAGTTTCTCTTCTAACTCCGCGACCCGTTTTTGAAGTTTCGTGAATTCAGGGAGCAATTCCGGCAATTTCCGGGTTGCAGCGTGGATTCGCAGTTCCTGCTTATGGGGGCGCGCAGGGAATCCAGACAGATGGCTTCCAGCGGGCATATCTTTTGTAACTGCGGATTTCGCGTAGACAACGCTATCTTCGCCGAGTGTCAGATGTCCGGCTGCACCGCCGTGCCCCGCAATATTGACTCGGTCACCGAGCGTTGTGCTGCCGGCAATACCGACTTGTGCGGCAAGGCAGCAATCTTCGCCAATTTCAACGTTGTGTGCGATTTGAACGAGATTATCCAATTTGGTGCCGCGTTTGATAAGCGTTTCGGAGAGCGTTGCTCTATCAATGGTCGTATTCGCGCCGATTTCAACGTCGTCCTCAATGACGACGGTACCGATCTGTGGGATTTTATGGTGTCGGTTGCTAACGGGTGCGAATCCGAAACCGTCGCTTCCAATAACAGCACCGCAGTGTATGATCACCCGATCACCGATAGTTATCTCTTCTCGGATACTGACGTGTGGATAGATGAGTCCATCAGCACCGATCTTACTGCCTTCGCCGATGTAGACAAAGGGTTGGATAACAGTATCATCACCAATTTCAACATTGTCGCCGATGTAAGCGAACGCTTGGATTGAGACGCGCTCACCGAGTTTAACGTTCTCTCCCAAAATTGCGGTCTCATGAATTCCGGGAAGTGCTTGATGGTTTTTGTCCCATGCGAACATTTCCAGAACTTTAACGAAAGCCCAATAAGGATTTTCAACGCGAATCGTTGGCTTTCCGTTTCCCTTAACACCGTGGCCAATAATAATTGCACCGGCTTGCGTTGTTGCTATAGCAGCGATGTATTTGGGATTCGCAACAAAGGTAATTTGAGTCGGGAGTGCCTCTTTGATTCCGGAAACCCCTGTAATCTCAATATCACCATCCCCAGAAAGATCGCCATTCAAGCGTTCACAAATTTCTTTGAGT
The nucleotide sequence above comes from Candidatus Poribacteria bacterium. Encoded proteins:
- a CDS encoding RNA methyltransferase, coding for MIDYDKVVDFLERENLNANVVSRFKQAYHAFQETGKWHPAYEIFVTGWQQLDGVMLMEPKDTPNGDYQVHLRATTERGLRELLMAFPRGRTGLFPLREKWIADRLQDLLDGETVQNSTGSFYRGVKRGSSRGSEQRAVSKRKDTVVSHLRKLASLKGKLDHAQFVIEGHLTVKRAVEGGLPIQMLLYTTEFVTTSEGKDLLKRAATENLSFYQVSNGVMGSVTTTRPVPSIIASVHLNYPNFLSESGDLNFHFSPKCLLLIAENIGNPDNLGMTLRTADAAGVSAVLLSGEGANPFHKNCIRASRGAVGRLPLFYTPDTVSVIQALHSVGWSVLGATASAKNLLYEIEFSLPTAIVVGNENTGLSVETRQRCTELVRIPMAPGQSSLNVGVAAGVLLYELMRQHRI
- a CDS encoding geranylgeranylglycerol-phosphate geranylgeranyltransferase, yielding MKTLIAYLELTRPLNGIIAFISAWLGGMFASQGRIENLVDIRLLLVSVSALVLLSAGNAINDYCDYNIDRINRPQRPLPSGRIRRADALIFAIVLIVIGIWLGALINKNATGIAILVFVALVSYAFWLKRTPFVGNLVVSGLTGLTFIAGGVAIDSVQGTLIPAIFAFLFTMAREIVKDLEDTEGDLKNNVKTLATLNPRIAAWIAISFMALVILFSPIPYLFGWYSWHYLIVVVLGVDLVLIGLAIRLWRDVSRESCAFIQRWMKWDIFVGLGAIYIGTFL
- a CDS encoding UbiA family prenyltransferase gives rise to the protein MNRRHTIRNQMLQFLDYVAVLRPTLLFPIWTLVLLGYHHGSTMPEAPTPSQPIRLWATLCLYTLLIGAVYIVNQITDRETDAVNNKLYLVAKGYVKLKVIKWQIGVLITLSILLSLLVFPNNLTYLTLISLSIILGFAYSVRPFRLKGKPILDLCANALGYGGLAFLVGWVTITPIDTEAIWRSLPYLFCVAAAFVNTTLPDLAGDKQGGDYTTGVWLGTKWACRLSLVLLLVAIGSAIFFKDWIAGTASIVCLPIFIYMNFRPKQNVIIWGTRIGILTLSLCASLLFPLYLLWFVAILFSVRWYYRARFDIRYP
- the lpxD gene encoding UDP-3-O-(3-hydroxymyristoyl)glucosamine N-acyltransferase, encoding MKLKEICERLNGDLSGDGDIEITGVSGIKEALPTQITFVANPKYIAAIATTQAGAIIIGHGVKGNGKPTIRVENPYWAFVKVLEMFAWDKNHQALPGIHETAILGENVKLGERVSIQAFAYIGDNVEIGDDTVIQPFVYIGEGSKIGADGLIYPHVSIREEITIGDRVIIHCGAVIGSDGFGFAPVSNRHHKIPQIGTVVIEDDVEIGANTTIDRATLSETLIKRGTKLDNLVQIAHNVEIGEDCCLAAQVGIAGSTTLGDRVNIAGHGGAAGHLTLGEDSVVYAKSAVTKDMPAGSHLSGFPARPHKQELRIHAATRKLPELLPEFTKLQKRVAELEEKLQKLEDES